In Afipia sp. GAS231, a single window of DNA contains:
- a CDS encoding alpha/beta fold hydrolase — protein MPTITTKDGVEIFYKDWGKGQPIVFSHGWPLSSDDWDTQMLFFLNNGFRVIAHDRRGHGRSTQTGDGHDMDHYADDLAALTAHLDLKNAVHVGHSTGGGEVVHYIARHGESRVAKAAIISAVPPLMLQTPANPGGLPKSVFDGLQAALAANRSIFYRDLPSGPFYGYNRPGAKPSEAVIENWWRQGMMGGAKAHYDGIVAFSQTDFTEDLKKITVPVLVMHGDDDQIVPYADSGPLSAKLLKNGTLKTYKGFPHGMPTTEAATINADLLAFITS, from the coding sequence ATGCCCACCATCACCACCAAAGACGGCGTCGAGATTTTCTACAAGGACTGGGGCAAGGGTCAGCCGATCGTGTTCAGCCACGGCTGGCCGCTGTCGTCCGACGACTGGGACACGCAGATGCTGTTCTTCCTCAACAACGGCTTTCGCGTCATCGCCCACGATCGCCGCGGCCACGGCCGCTCGACCCAGACCGGCGACGGCCACGACATGGATCATTATGCCGACGATCTGGCGGCGCTGACCGCGCATCTCGATCTCAAGAACGCGGTTCACGTCGGTCATTCCACCGGCGGCGGCGAGGTGGTGCACTATATCGCCCGTCACGGCGAGAGCCGGGTGGCGAAGGCCGCGATCATTTCGGCGGTGCCGCCGCTGATGCTGCAGACGCCGGCCAATCCCGGCGGCCTGCCGAAGTCGGTGTTCGACGGACTGCAGGCGGCGCTTGCCGCCAATCGCTCGATCTTCTATCGCGACCTGCCGTCCGGTCCGTTCTATGGCTACAACCGGCCCGGCGCCAAGCCCTCCGAGGCCGTGATCGAGAATTGGTGGCGGCAGGGCATGATGGGCGGCGCCAAAGCGCATTACGACGGCATCGTTGCGTTCTCGCAGACCGATTTCACCGAGGACCTCAAGAAGATCACCGTGCCGGTGCTGGTGATGCATGGCGACGACGACCAGATCGTGCCTTACGCCGACTCCGGGCCGTTGTCGGCCAAGCTTCTGAAGAACGGCACGCTGAAGACCTACAAGGGTTTTCCGCACGGTATGCCGACCACGGAAGCCGCGACCATCAATGCCGACCTGCTGGCGTTCATCACATCATGA
- a CDS encoding EthD family reductase — translation MADLVVLYKTPTDPATFDKYYADIHIPLAKKLPGLRKYTVSKGPIATPAGPSPLYLIAVLTFDSMAAIGAAFASPEGKVTAADVPKFATGGVEMSFFETAEV, via the coding sequence TTGGCCGACCTCGTTGTGCTCTACAAGACCCCGACCGATCCCGCCACCTTCGACAAATATTATGCCGACATCCACATTCCGCTCGCCAAGAAGCTTCCGGGCTTGCGGAAATACACCGTCAGCAAGGGACCGATCGCGACGCCGGCCGGCCCGTCGCCGCTGTACCTGATCGCGGTCCTGACCTTCGACAGCATGGCGGCCATTGGCGCTGCTTTCGCCAGCCCCGAAGGCAAGGTCACCGCGGCCGACGTGCCGAAATTCGCAACCGGCGGCGTCGAGATGAGCTTCTTCGAAACCGCCGAGGTATGA
- a CDS encoding NAD(P)H-binding protein, whose protein sequence is MKVILFGATGMVGQGVLRECLVDAGVERVLVVGRSPTGLQNPKLREVLHGDFTNFSAIESELTGYDACFFCLGVSSVGMDPERYRHLTYDITMAAATTLVRLNPNMVFTYVTGRSTDSTEQGPVRWARVKGKTENDLLKLPFKAAYMFRPAGIQPLHGVRSKTGWVNAIYVVAAPLLSYLARTRPQVMTTSEKLGRAMISVARSGYPKPILESEDINGF, encoded by the coding sequence ATGAAAGTGATTTTGTTCGGCGCCACCGGCATGGTTGGCCAAGGCGTGCTGCGCGAATGCCTGGTCGATGCCGGCGTCGAGCGCGTGCTGGTGGTCGGGCGCAGCCCGACCGGATTGCAGAATCCCAAGCTAAGGGAAGTTTTGCATGGCGACTTCACCAATTTCTCCGCGATCGAATCCGAGCTCACCGGATACGACGCCTGCTTCTTTTGCCTCGGCGTCTCTTCCGTCGGCATGGATCCAGAGCGCTACCGTCATCTGACCTATGACATCACCATGGCAGCGGCGACGACCTTGGTGCGGCTCAACCCGAACATGGTGTTCACCTACGTCACCGGCCGCAGCACGGATTCGACGGAGCAGGGCCCGGTGCGCTGGGCGCGCGTCAAGGGCAAGACCGAGAACGATCTGCTCAAACTGCCGTTCAAGGCGGCTTACATGTTCCGCCCCGCCGGCATCCAGCCGCTGCACGGCGTGCGCTCCAAGACCGGCTGGGTCAACGCGATCTATGTCGTGGCCGCGCCGTTGCTGTCATATCTCGCGCGCACCCGGCCGCAGGTCATGACAACAAGCGAAAAGCTCGGCCGCGCCATGATCAGCGTGGCGCGATCAGGCTATCCGAAACCGATTCTGGAGAGCGAGGATATCAACGGGTTCTGA
- a CDS encoding UBP-type zinc finger domain-containing protein yields the protein MASKGCTHIAGIRDVTPSALGCEECLKIGSPWLHLRICRSCGHVGCCDDSPNKHATAHFHATGHPVIEGYDPPEGWGWCYVDEVVFDLSKRKTPHNGPIPRYY from the coding sequence ATGGCGTCCAAAGGCTGCACGCATATCGCCGGCATCCGGGACGTCACGCCGAGCGCGCTCGGCTGCGAAGAGTGTCTGAAAATCGGAAGCCCGTGGCTGCATTTGCGGATCTGCCGCTCTTGCGGCCACGTCGGCTGCTGCGACGATTCCCCCAACAAGCACGCGACCGCGCACTTTCATGCCACCGGCCATCCCGTGATCGAAGGCTACGATCCGCCGGAAGGCTGGGGCTGGTGCTATGTCGACGAAGTCGTGTTCGATCTGTCGAAGCGAAAGACGCCGCACAACGGTCCGATCCCGCGCTACTACTAG